In Pectinophora gossypiella unplaced genomic scaffold, ilPecGoss1.1 Pgos_33, whole genome shotgun sequence, a single window of DNA contains:
- the LOC126381022 gene encoding uncharacterized protein K02A2.6-like, producing MGIVKTKALARSYVWWPGVDEALEAACRACAVCASVATAPPAHAPCPWPWPDRPWSRLHVDFLGPISGMTYLIVVDACSKWIEAIQMKGTTAGAVTAELRKMWARFGLPKQIVSDNGPPFASTEFETFLKKNGVDHIFSAPYHPASNGAAENAVKICKRTIKKALKQKLYVETALSRFLIAYRNTEHYTTGDSPARILLGRSLRMRLDKLKPDRSSRAREIQRRRSEADAGDDSRRHRQLAAGESVWCRDYRSADKWLSGKVIDKLGNTDYSVKCDNGLEVHRHIGQLRRRVSDVTLDIRTPQIPTVRRSSSLIIPVEEKDEPEEGLEELAELTTPVSPAATQAASATTLSSQTPPSVSENRTCVSRPRRVVRPPVRYGFDDYA from the coding sequence ATGGGGATCGTGAAAACAAAGGCGTTGGCCAGGAGCTACGTGTGGTGGCCGGGAGTGGACGAGGCGCTGGAGGCGGCGTGCCGCGCGTGTGCCGTGTGCGCCAGCGTGGCCACCGCGCCGCCTGCGCATGCGCCCTGTCCGTGGCCCTGGCCTGACCGCCCTTGGTCAAGGTTACATGTTGACTTCTTAGGTCCAATCTCAGGCATGACATATTTAATCGTGGTGGACGCTTGTTCAAAATGGATTGAGGCCATTCAAATGAAAGGTACTACAGCGGGGGCGGTGACAGCGGAGCTGCGGAAGATGTGGGCTAGGTTCGGATTGCCTAAACAAATTGTTAGTGATAACGGACCACCCTTTGCAAGTACTGAATTTGAaactttcttaaaaaaaaatggcgtaGATCATATTTTCTCCGCGCCTTACCACCCAGCGTCAAATGGTGCGGCGGAAAACGCAGTCAAAATTTGTAAACGCACAATTAAAAAAGctcttaaacaaaaactttatgtTGAAACGGCTTTAAGTAGGTTTTTGATAGCATATAGGAATACTGAACATTACACAACGGGGGACAGCCCGGCTAGAATATTACTAGGAAGAAGTCTTAGAATGCGTTTAGATAAATTGAAGCCTGATAGATCCAGTCGGGCGAGGGAAATTCAGCGGCGGAGGAGTGAGGCAGACGCGGGGGACGACAGTCGCAGGCACCGCCAGCTCGCGGCGGGCGAGAGTGTGTGGTGCCGCGACTACCGCTCCGCGGACAAGTGGCTCTCGGGTAAGGTCATAGACAAATTAGGGAATACTGATTACTCCGTCAAATGCGATAATGGACTCGAGGTACATAGGCATATCGGCCAATTAAGGCGTAGGGTGTCTGATGTAACCTTAGATATACGTACACCGCAAATACCTACCGTTCGACGATCTAGTTCGTTGATAATACCCGTTGAGGAAAAAGACGAACCGGAGGAGGGCCTGGAGGAGCTTGCAGAATTGACGACACCGGTGTCACCGGCCGCCACGCAGGCGGCATCGGCTACGACATTAAGCTCTCAAACACCACCCAGTGTGTCGGAGAACAGGACTTGTGTAAGCCGACCACGAAGAGTGGTTAGGCCTCCTGTTAGATATGGTTTTGATGATTATGCTTAA